Proteins encoded in a region of the Oxyura jamaicensis isolate SHBP4307 breed ruddy duck chromosome 17, BPBGC_Ojam_1.0, whole genome shotgun sequence genome:
- the LOC118175382 gene encoding Sjoegren syndrome nuclear autoantigen 1-like isoform X2: protein MGEPGGALQGYNAALLEGLAELRARRDELSGRIREEEAERGRLQARLGALSQRLARTNESLAGHLAARSELDRSIAETETAYGKILESSQTLLDVLKGETGSASKASEPKSTSKQKEKQTSGQKHS, encoded by the exons ATGGGCGAGCCGGGCGGGGCGCTGCAGGGCTACAACGCGGCGCTGCTGGAgg ggctggcGGAGCTGCGAGCCCGGCGGGACGAGCTGAGCGGGCGGATccgggaggaggaggcggagcGCGGCCGGCTGCAGGCCCGGCTCGGGGCGCTGAGCCAGCGGCTGGCCCGCACCAACGAGAGCCTGGCCGGGCACCTGGCCGCACGGAGCGAGCTGGACAGGAGCATCGCCGAAACGGAGACGGCCTACGGCAAG aTTCTGGAGAGTTCTCAGACATTGCTAGATGTCCTGAAGGGAGAAACTGGGAGTGCTAGTAAAGCCAGTGAGCCGAAAagcacttcaaaacaaaaagaaaaacaaacgaGTGGACAAAAGCATTCCTAA
- the LOC118175382 gene encoding Sjoegren syndrome nuclear autoantigen 1-like isoform X3: MGEPGGALQGYNAALLEGLAELRARRDELSGRIREEEAERGRLQARLGALSQRLARTNESLAGHLAARSELDRSIAETETAYGKATTAISVESSYRLRPVPSGRPSWQQLFFR; encoded by the exons ATGGGCGAGCCGGGCGGGGCGCTGCAGGGCTACAACGCGGCGCTGCTGGAgg ggctggcGGAGCTGCGAGCCCGGCGGGACGAGCTGAGCGGGCGGATccgggaggaggaggcggagcGCGGCCGGCTGCAGGCCCGGCTCGGGGCGCTGAGCCAGCGGCTGGCCCGCACCAACGAGAGCCTGGCCGGGCACCTGGCCGCACGGAGCGAGCTGGACAGGAGCATCGCCGAAACGGAGACGGCCTACGGCAAG GCAACAACTGCTATAAGCGTTGAATCCTCTTATCGCCTCAGGCCAGTACCTTCTGGCCGAccttcctggcagcagctgtttttcagatga
- the LOC118175382 gene encoding Sjoegren syndrome nuclear autoantigen 1-like isoform X1 produces the protein MGEPGGALQGYNAALLEGLAELRARRDELSGRIREEEAERGRLQARLGALSQRLARTNESLAGHLAARSELDRSIAETETAYGKPMSRRTPSPSTAFFHGHRRQDPTNFYWRLSLRGTCLHLFSDHLMISTSSQECKNDLWDYNPAITFCYSCPRC, from the exons ATGGGCGAGCCGGGCGGGGCGCTGCAGGGCTACAACGCGGCGCTGCTGGAgg ggctggcGGAGCTGCGAGCCCGGCGGGACGAGCTGAGCGGGCGGATccgggaggaggaggcggagcGCGGCCGGCTGCAGGCCCGGCTCGGGGCGCTGAGCCAGCGGCTGGCCCGCACCAACGAGAGCCTGGCCGGGCACCTGGCCGCACGGAGCGAGCTGGACAGGAGCATCGCCGAAACGGAGACGGCCTACGGCAAG CCCATGAGTCGCAGGACTCCGTCCCCATCCACCGCATTCTTCCATGGACACAGACGACAAGATCCCACCAACTTCTACTGGCGTCTCAGCCTGCGGGGCACTTGCCTTCATCTCTTCTCTGACCACTTAATGATTTCCACAAGTTCACAGGAGTGTAAAAATGATCTTTGGGACTACAACCCTGCTATAACATTTTGTTACAGTTGTCCACGGTGTTAA